From a single Arachis hypogaea cultivar Tifrunner chromosome 3, arahy.Tifrunner.gnm2.J5K5, whole genome shotgun sequence genomic region:
- the LOC112789381 gene encoding transcription factor-like protein DPB, which translates to MGTQPEQPCPEEDDEEMLDHGATISSQSMSTSRSVGSPSSRSEQTMATPASDNTFLRLNHLDIHGDDAGSQGAVASKKKKRGQRAVGGDKSGRGLRQFSMKVCEKVESKGRTTYNEVADELVAEFADPSNSVLAPDQQQYDEKNIRRRVYDALNVLMAMDIISKDKKEIQWKGLPRTSQSDIEELKTERLGIRNRIEKKAAYLQELEEQYVGLQNLIKRNEQVCSSGNAPSGGVSLPFILVQTRPHATVEVEISEDMQLVHFDFNSTPFELHDDNYVLKAMKFSERPQNDNNVTPNVTDGGEGSSMSGLFHVQAPTTVSNPPVRPPSSPPLPGILKARVKPEH; encoded by the exons ATGGGAACACAACCCGAGCAACCATGTCCTGAGGAAGATGACGAGGAGATGCTGGATCATGGAGCAACAATTTCGAGTCAGTCAATGTCAACAAGCAGGAGTGTGGGGTCACCGTCCAGCCGGAGTGAGCAGACAATGGCAACGCCTGCTAGTGATAACACTTTTCTCAGATTAAAccatcttgacattcatggtgATGATGCTGGATCGCAGGGAGCAGTTGC tagcaagaagaaaaagagaggTCAACGGGCTGTAGGAGGAGATAAGAGTGGAAGAGGGCTCCGCCAATTTAGCATGAAag TTTGTGAGAAGGTGGAGAGCAAGGGACGCACAACATACAACGAG GTAGCAGATGAGcttgttgctgaatttgctgaCCCAAGCAACAGTGTTTTAGCCCCTGATCAG CAACAATATGATGAGAAAAATATTCGTCGAAGGGTCTATGATGCTTTGAATGTTCTCATGGCAATGGATATCATTTCTAAGGATAAAAAGGAAATACAATGGAAGGGTCTTCCTCGTACTAGCCAGAGTGATATTGAAGAACTAAAG ACAGAACGTCTTGGGATTAGGAATAGAATCGAAAAGAAAGCAGCTTACTTGCAAGAGCTGGAAGAGCAA TATGTAGGTCTTCAGAACCTCATAAAACGGAATGAGCAAGTATGTAGCTCAGGAAATGCTCCCAGTGGAGGTGTATCTTTGCCCTTTATTCTAGTGCAG ACACGTCCGCATGCAACTGTTGAAGTGGAAATATCAGAAGATATGCAGCTTGTTCATTTTGATTTCAATAG TACTCCTTTTGAGCTGCATGATGACAACTATGTTCTCAAGGCAATGAAATTTTCTGAAAGGCCTCAGAACGATAATAATGTAACGCCAAATGTTACAGATGGCGGTGAAGGTTCTAGCATGTCAGGGTTGTTTCATGTGCAGGCTCCTACCACAGTTTCAAACCCACCCGTGAGGCCTCCATCATCACCACCACTTCCTGGAATATTGAAGGCCAGGGTTAAGCCTGAGCACTAA
- the LOC112789380 gene encoding putative disease resistance protein RGA3 yields MQDVVRLEEHHLLQKNSLSLQKLLKRFKSQICQILYFILMKGKKDNLVLALAIGKAEDLHTLPELPLSYVKDCLYGRGEEEKYILESLLSSSEQQKQIKVISIVGKSGVGKTSLADVVYFNPKVLECFDLRAWVTFPHKVTATFVAKKILEELVTDDDGEEELVPGDDFDNLKKRFAGKKLLLVLDDIMVEDDALHKWDMLIASLESAAARGSAIMLTSIPHDNPELLMIPACHTVHLDSLSAEDALSIFLVHASSGRTELPEHPGELAAVGKEIVGKLGNLPLAAKMIGSLFQDKRNPDQWVEILRSEFLDAGHANLIPIPPFLVLCYLDLPTRIKQCFLHLSLFPKGYQLKRK; encoded by the coding sequence ATGCAAGATGTTGTTCGTTTGGAAGAACATCATCTTTTGCAGAAAAATTCTCTGAGTTTGCAGAAGCTACTGAAGCGTTTCAAGTCTCAAATATGTCAAATCCTTTACTTCATTCTCATGAAGGGAAAGAAGGATAATCTTGTCCTTGCCCTTGCCATTGGCAAAGCAGAAGACCTTCATACTCTGCCAGAATTACCTTTATCTTATGTCAAAGATTGCTTATATGGCAGAGGTGAAGAAGAGAAGTATATTCTGGAAAGCCTACTATCATCAAGTGAACAGCAAAAACAGATCAAGGTGATTAGCATAGTGGGAAAATCCGGGGTAGGCAAGACTTCGTTGGCTGATGTTGTTTACTTCAACCCCAAGGTTTTGGAGTGTTTTGATCTTAGAGCTTGGGTTACTTTTCCCCACAAAGTCACTGCTACCTTCGTTGCAAAGAAAATTCTTGAGGAACTAGTTACTGATGATGATGGGGAAGAGGAGCTTGTTCCCGGTGATGATTTCGATAACTTGAAGAAGAGATTTGCTGGGAAGAAACTTCTGCTGGTATTAGATGATATTATGGTTGAAGATGATGCCTTACACAAGTGGGACATGTTAATTGCTTCCCTTGAATCTGCAGCTGCAAGAGGGAGTGCCATAATGCTAACCTCTATTCCCCATGACAATCCAGAACTACTCATGATACCTGCTTGTCATACTGTGCATCTTGATTCGCTGTCAGCGGAGGATGCGCTGTCAATCTTCTTGGTGCATGCTTCTTCTGGGCGGACGGAGCTTCCCGAACATCCTGGGGAGTTAGCAGCAGTTGGCAAGGAAATCGTTGGAAAATTGGGAAACCTTCCCTTGGCTGCAAAAATGATAGGGAGCCTCTTTCAAGATAAGCGAAATCCGGATCAATGGGTTGAGATATTGAGGAGTGAATTTCTGGATGCAGGCCATGCAAATCTCATCCCAATTCCTCCATTTCTAGTACTATGCTACCTTGATCTCCCTACGCGGATCAAACAATGCTTTCTTCATTTGTCACTATTTCCGAAGGGTTATCAATTAAAGCGGAAGTAG
- the LOC112772648 gene encoding transcription factor bHLH162-like, with protein MEQFTSQPLSSSSKKDDRRLIESHRRILMKNLYSKLNSLQPNSNTKKALPDQLDEAINYIKSLEEKVKMAEDKKQSLLVGKKKRSRPAECSSSSFTDSMAASTSLELVMATCLDTQFMFNEIIRVLHEDHHIDFVHSDLIAKLMDKLLIL; from the exons ATGGAGCAATTCACAAGCCAACCTCTTTCGTCTTCGAGCAAGAAGGATGATAGAAGGCTCATAGAGAGCCATAGAAGGATCCTGATGAAGAACCTCTACTCCAAACTCAACTCTCTTCAACCTAATTCTAACACCAAG AAAGCGTTGCCGGATCAACTGGATGAAGCCATCAACTACATAAAGAGCTTAGAGGAGAAGGTGAAGATGGCTGAGGACAAGAAACAGTCCTTATTGGTTGGAAAGAAAAAGAGGTCGCGTCCTGCTGAATGCAGCAGCAGCTCCTTCACCGATTCAATGGCGGCTTCTACTTCTCTTGAGCTTGTTATGGCAACTTGCTTGGATACGCAGTTCATGTTCAATGAGATCATTCGCGTGCTGCACGAAGATCACCACATCGATTTCGTGCACTCAGACCTTATAGCCAAGCTCATGGACAAGCTGTTGATCCTTTGA
- the LOC114927443 gene encoding putative disease resistance RPP13-like protein 1 yields the protein MVDWTGSLVSAVLQVLFDRIARRELIDFFRVNHLNQSLLEKLKMLLLSVTAVLDDAEEKQLTDQLVKEWVDRLKNAVFDADDLLDEIATRALQDMMEPGPRTTLDQVRDYASSLNPFAERVKSKVERIVERLKSIIEHKDLLGLKEGAAGVNKNKPLSLPLPTTSLVDEQRVYGRNDDKEKIIDSLLSGELLHGGIEGVPVVAIVGMAGVGKTTLAQILYNDIRVRNHFHLRSWASISEASGVYEITKKIFESCAPKYSNIIDLNVLQVKLQDILARHRFLLVLDGFSSVNSLEWDMLRRPFQSGKSWES from the coding sequence ATGGTTGATTGGACTGGTTCATTAGTCTCTGCCGTTCTGCAAGTGCTGTTCGACAGGATAGCACGTCGTGAGCTCATAGACTTCTTCCGCGTCAACCATCTTAATCAGTCACTTCTTGAGAAGCTCAAGATGCTGTTGCTATCTGTCACTGCGGTCCTCGATGATGCCGAGGAGAAACAGCTTACTGATCAATTGGTGAAGGAATGGGTTGATAGGCTCAAAAATGCTGTCTTTGATGCTGATGATCTCTTGGACGAGATTGCCACTAGAGCCTTGCAAGACATGATGGAACCTGGACCTCGTACCACCTTGGATCAGGTAAGAGATTATGCTTCTTCTCTCAATCCTTTTGCTGAAAGAGTTAAGTCAAAAGTTGAGAGGATTGTTGAGAGGTTGAAGTCTATAATAGAGCATAAAGATCTTCTTGGTCTTAAGGAAGGTGCTGCTGGTGTTAATAAAAACAAACCACTTTCATTACCTTTACCCACAACTTCGTTAGTGGATGAACAAAGAGTGTATGGCAgaaatgatgacaaggagaagaTTATTGATTCTCTGCTTTCGGGGGAGTTGTTGCATGGTGGAATAGAAGGGGTTCCTGTAGTGGCAATTGTGGGAATGGCAGGGGTAGGTAAGACTACTCTTGCTCAGATTCTGTACAATGACATAAGAGTGAGGAACCATTTTCATTTAAGATCATGGGCCTCTATTTCAGAGGCATCTGGTGTGTATGAAATAACCAAGAAGATTTTCGAGTCCTGTGCTCCGAAATATTCCAACATCATAGACTTGAATGTGCTTCAAGTCAAGCTTCAGGATATATTGGCAAGACACAGGTTTCTACTTGTTTTGGATGGCTTTTCGAGCGTAAACTCTCTCGAGTGGGACATGCTCCGAAGGCCATTTCAATCAGGGAAAAGCTGGGAAAGTTGA
- the LOC112772657 gene encoding putative disease resistance RPP13-like protein 1 codes for MAIQAFLTHSLSPLSHEDTWKLFSGCSFKHGNPDEYPILTRIGMEIVRKCNGLPLAAKVLGSLVRYKEDVEEWESVSQSHIWELPSARSSILPALILSYCHLPPLLKRCFAYCSVFPKGHEIKKWDLIYLWMAEGILPQPDTEKRMEDIGDECFQELHFRSFFHESTLDKSHFMMHDLISDLAQFVAGDFCYMLGDNNTRRIKNWARYLSFSQDKYEALDNLDSFTECQQLRTFLPFRSSKSGSKYAFTRMVQDLLEKQNPLRVLSLSYYEITKFPVSIGNSLHLRYLNLANTTVECLPPDVCSWYNLETLILSGCRRLSKLPDNMFKLIDLRHLDISGSKVMEMPAEFGRLNSLQVLTDFIVSNGRGSKISELGSLLELRGALSIGNLQNVADAIEASNARLRSKKYLHELEFKWTTTAHNVDSETAVLNMLVPHQNVKRLKIQNFGGSMLPNWLGSSAFSRMVVLQLVDCKTCFSLPSLGQLPSLEKLSIAKMKGLQRIGPEFYGYVTEPFKTLKILRFEDMPNWEEWSSSKPGHAARFPSLEELHITRCPKFTGKLPDQLPSLVKLVITTCQSWNGRCIRFSSMVVLELVDCESCLSLPSLGQLPSLEKLYVSKMRGLQKLGLEFYGSITESFKSLKIMKFEDMPNWEEWSTGGAKQESRFRSLEELEISKCPKLIGKLPRRLPSLRKLVITACQALTSSMPWVPKLTTLELTGCDALESLSERMMEENECLETIIIRNCSSLTTVFREGLLPSSLRSLEIYECRNLELFVSPSSTHESHQYPALKRLHLRFCCSSLISFPMSLFTNLEELQVQGCSNLKKISSPPNCLPYLRKLELKDCSKLVLFPEGGLPAPKLESLSIRSCTELSPDTAWGLHAMTSLTSLYISGIPSLTSLENTGIQFLASLRTLEIEACDKLAFLPLDRLVHSLSHLTIRGCSLLKDKCERDGGEYRSLVSLVPYGVIED; via the coding sequence ATGGCAATTCAAGCCTTCTTAACTCATTCCCTCTCCCCTCTTTCTCATGAGGATACTTGGAAGTTATTCTCAGGTTGTTCCTTCAAACATGGGAACCCAGATGAGTATCCTATCCTAACAAGAATTGGCATGGAAATTGTGAGAAAATGCAATGGTCTCCCTCTGGCTGCAAAAGTACTAGGAAGTCTTGTACGTTACAAAGAGGATGTTGAAGAATGGGAAAGTGTATCCCAGAGTCACATATGGGAGTTACCAAGTGCTAGGAGCAGCATACTTCCTGCTTTGATATTAAGCTATTGCCATTTGCCTCCGCTGTTAAAGCGATGCTTTGCTTATTGTTCCGTGTTTCCTAAAGGCCATGAAATCAAAAAGTGGGACTTGATCTATCTATGGATGGCTGAAGGTATTCTGCCACAACCAGACACAGAGAAGAGAATGGAAGATATAGGAGATGAGTGCTTTCAAGAGTTGCATTTTAGGTCATTTTTTCATGAGTCAACTCTTGACAAATCACACTTTATGATGCATGATCTTATCAGCGACTTAGCTCAGTTTGTTGCAGGCGATTTTTGTTACATGCTAGGAGATAACAATACAAGAAGGATTAAGAACTGGGCTCGCTATTTGTCCTTTTCGCAGGACAAATATGAAGCTCTTGACAACTTGGATTCCTTCACAGAATGCCAACAACTGAGAACCTTCCTCCCATTTAGATCCTCAAAATCTGGAAGCAAATATGCATTTACTAGAATGGTTCAAGATCTCTTGGAAAAACAAAATCCCCTGCGTGTGCTCTCTCTGTCCTATTATGAAATTACCAAGTTTCCTGTTTCAATTGGGAACTCGTTACATCTAAGGTACCTGAATCTTGCTAACACCACAGTTGAGTGTTTGCCTCCTGATGTCTGTAGCTGGTATAACTTGGAAACACTTATTTTATCAGGATGTCGTCGTCTCAGCAAGTTACCAGATAACATGTTCAAACTCATCGATCTGCGCCATCTTGATATTAGTGGAAGCAAAGTTATGGAGATGCCGGCAGAGTTTGGTAGACTGAATTCCCTTCAAGTGTTGACTGATTTCATTGTAAGCAATGGAAGGGGGTCCAAAATTAGTGAGCTTGGGAGCCTTTTAGAGCTTCGTGGAGCGCTTTCGATAGGGAACCTGCAGAATGTGGCTGATGCAATAGAAGCTTCCAATGCAAGGTTGAGGAGCAAGAAATACCTTCATGAGTTAGAATTCAAATGGACAACTACAGCTCATAATGTGGACAGTGAAACTGCAGTACTCAATATGTTGGTGCCACATCAAAATGTGAAGAggctaaaaattcaaaattttggaggtagtatgttgccaaattggttgGGGAGTTCTGCATTTTCTAGGATGGTGGTTCTGCAGCTAGTGGATTGTAAAACTTGCTTCTCACTGCCATCACTTGGACAATTACCCTCCCTTGAGAAACTCTCTATAGCAAAAATGAAAGGTCTGCAGAGGATAGGTCCAGAGTTTTATGGCTATGTAACTGAGCCATTCAAAACCTTGAAGATATTAAGGTTTGAAGACATGCCTAATTGGGAAGAGTGGTCATCCAGCAAACCCGGACATGCTGCAAGATTCCCTTCACTCGAAGAGCTGCACATAACTAGATGTCCAAAATTTACTGGAAAGTTACCTGATCAACTTCCTTCCCTGGTTAAATTAGTGATCACTACATGCCAATCTTGGAATGGCAGGTGCATTAGATTCTCTAGTATGGTAGTCTTAGAGCTTGTGGATTGTGAAAGTTGTTTGTCCCTACCATCACTTGGACAACTTCCCTCTCTTGAGAAACTCTATGTATCAAAGATGAGAGGACTACAGAAGTTGGGCCTAGAATTCTATGGAAGCATAACTGAGTCATTCAAatccttgaagatcatgaagttTGAGGACATGCCCAACTGGGAAGAGTGGTCGACTGGCGGAGCTAAACAAGAATCAAGATTCCGTTCACTTGAAGAACTTGAGATAAGCAAATGTCCTAAATTGATTGGAAAGTTGCCTCGTCGACTTCCTTCGCTACGAAAACTAGTGATCACAGCATGCCAAGCTCTTACAAGCTCAATGCCGTGGGTGCCGAAATTAACAACACTCGAGCTAACTGGTTGCGATGCATTGGAATCATTGTCTGAGAGAATGATGGAGGAAAATGAATGTCTTGAAACCATAATCATAAGAAATTGCTCATCTCTAACCACTGTCTTTAGGGAGGGCCTACTACCAAGTAGTCTAAGATCACTTGAGATCTATGAGTGCAGGAATTTAGAACTATTTGTTTCTCCAAGTTCAACACATGAGTCTCACCAGTATCCTGCTCTTAAACGATTACACTTAAGATTTTGCTGTAGTTCTCTCATATCCTTTCCAATGTCCCTCTTCACCAACCTTGAAGAACTTCAGGTACAAGGCTGTAGCAACCTCAAGAAGATTTCATCTCCTCCAAATTGCCTCCCATATCTTCGGAAGTTGGAACTAAAAGACTGCTCCAAACTGGTTTTGTTTCCAGAAGGAGGGTTGCCTGCTCCAAAACTCGAGTCACTTTCTATTCGCAGCTGTACTGAGCTCTCACCTGACACTGCTTGGGGTCTACATGCAATGACATCACTAACTTCTCTTTATATCAGTGGAATTCCAAGTCTTACTTCTCTAGAGAACACTGGAATTCAGTTCCTAGCATCTCTTAGAACTCTGGAGATTGAAGCTTGTGATAAGCTTGCATTTCTGCCTTTAGATAGACTAGTCCACTCCCTTTCTCATCTTACCATTAGAGGGTGCTCATTGTTAAAAGACAAGTGTGAAAGGGATGGAGGGGAATACAGAAGCTTGGTCTCTCTCGTTCCCTACGGAGTCATTGAAGACTAA